A stretch of Leucobacter aridicollis DNA encodes these proteins:
- a CDS encoding asparaginase: protein MTQDPPLPHVAVVGLGGTIASSTLAPDDLLTYGAPGFHVDELLEYLRPELLSVAELDGEQVLASGSSTLSIADLVRVSEAVNDALSTADAVVVTSGSDALEEIAYWLDLTVPANRPVIVTGSMRPFAVRDPERPSPPTRLVHGADGPANLLAAIRVAASGVTAGQGVVVVFGDLLHAARDVVKRHSTLPDPFESPASGPIGYLFGGSVVLHRHVVRPPGDPAEPLVNLAGCATAAELPRVEILVSYPGGGGEAVDAYVAAGVRGLVIAGMGLGAISQDLAAAAGRAAENGLPVVCVSRSGAGSAVAKLGWEIVVGDLAPTKARLLLILALLGGQSSAQVAQTMSRLAMPGVPGSQG, encoded by the coding sequence ATGACGCAGGACCCACCCTTGCCGCACGTTGCCGTCGTCGGCCTAGGCGGGACCATCGCGAGTTCGACGCTCGCCCCGGACGATCTCCTCACCTACGGAGCCCCAGGGTTTCACGTCGACGAGCTGCTCGAGTATCTCCGGCCAGAGCTGCTGAGCGTCGCCGAGCTCGACGGTGAACAGGTGCTCGCGAGTGGGTCAAGCACGCTCAGCATCGCAGACCTCGTCAGGGTGTCGGAGGCCGTCAACGACGCTCTCTCGACCGCTGACGCAGTCGTGGTGACGAGCGGCAGCGATGCACTCGAGGAGATCGCCTACTGGCTCGACCTCACCGTCCCCGCAAACCGCCCGGTCATCGTCACGGGGTCCATGCGGCCGTTTGCCGTGCGCGACCCCGAACGACCGTCACCGCCAACGCGCCTCGTGCACGGTGCTGACGGTCCCGCCAATCTGTTGGCGGCGATCAGGGTCGCGGCGAGTGGAGTGACGGCGGGTCAGGGCGTTGTCGTGGTGTTCGGAGACCTGCTGCACGCCGCGCGGGATGTGGTGAAACGCCATTCCACCCTTCCCGATCCGTTTGAGAGCCCCGCTTCGGGTCCCATCGGCTACCTGTTTGGTGGCTCCGTCGTGCTGCACCGTCACGTGGTCCGTCCGCCAGGCGATCCGGCCGAGCCCCTCGTCAACCTCGCAGGATGCGCCACGGCGGCGGAGCTGCCCAGGGTCGAGATTCTCGTCTCCTATCCGGGCGGCGGTGGCGAAGCGGTCGACGCGTACGTCGCCGCCGGAGTGCGCGGGCTCGTTATCGCGGGCATGGGGCTTGGCGCGATCTCGCAAGATCTCGCCGCGGCGGCGGGCCGAGCGGCCGAGAATGGGCTGCCGGTGGTGTGCGTGTCCCGCTCGGGCGCTGGGAGCGCGGTCGCGAAGCTGGGCTGGGAGATCGTCGTCGGCGACCTCGCCCCGACGAAGGCGCGCCTGCTGCTGATTCTTGCGCTCCTTGGCGGGCAATCATCGGCGCAGGTCGCGCAGACGATGAGCCGGCTCGCGATGCCCGGCGTCCCGGGCAGTCAGGGGTAG
- a CDS encoding MmgE/PrpD family protein, with protein MTALERIADWITSGAPVSAPRRAAAADAFADTLACMIAGASDVSTLGALAVAAQADPRESAICVDGGMRAPGSAALVNGTAAHALDLDDNFIGAATHASAVLVPALLATARLADADGPALLDAYLVGLQVQREIGREVAAKHYTAGWHATSTIGPIGGAAAVAHLLGLDAGRTTAAMSVAVSSASGLKRQFGTPVKPVHAGFAARSSVEAALFAEAGVTGRADILEGERGFAALYGAPSADWPAEPIDTSAVHAIEQPGLFPKLYPCCGSTHLAIDAVVDLLREHSFAAADVAEIVVTVLRPNAANLPYTHPENPTQARFSMQYALTAALEGGTVSMSDFEPARVRERRSHPLFDRISVRTWSEEAERIMLDQGRTPHRVELTLTDGRRLDRQREVARGAVSEPFAPWEKRRKFTSLSNLADSHYDAVLRLAESPNIDAIERLLRAASDPRNGAG; from the coding sequence GTGACAGCGCTGGAACGCATCGCCGACTGGATCACGTCTGGTGCGCCAGTCAGCGCGCCGCGTCGCGCGGCGGCGGCTGACGCCTTCGCCGACACGCTCGCATGCATGATCGCCGGCGCCTCGGATGTGTCGACACTCGGCGCGCTCGCGGTCGCGGCGCAGGCAGACCCGCGGGAGTCCGCGATATGCGTCGATGGCGGGATGCGCGCCCCGGGCTCGGCGGCCCTCGTCAACGGCACCGCCGCACACGCGCTGGACCTCGACGACAACTTCATCGGAGCAGCGACGCACGCCAGTGCCGTGCTCGTGCCCGCCCTGCTCGCCACCGCGCGCCTGGCGGACGCGGACGGCCCGGCGCTGCTCGACGCCTATCTTGTCGGCCTTCAGGTGCAGCGTGAGATCGGGCGCGAGGTTGCCGCGAAGCACTACACGGCAGGATGGCACGCGACCTCAACGATCGGACCGATCGGGGGCGCGGCGGCGGTGGCGCACCTGCTCGGGCTCGACGCCGGCCGAACCACCGCAGCAATGAGCGTCGCCGTGAGCAGCGCGAGCGGCCTGAAACGGCAGTTCGGCACCCCAGTGAAGCCCGTTCACGCCGGGTTCGCAGCGCGCAGCTCAGTCGAGGCGGCCCTGTTCGCTGAGGCCGGGGTTACCGGGCGTGCGGACATCCTCGAGGGGGAGCGCGGCTTCGCGGCGCTCTACGGCGCTCCGAGTGCAGACTGGCCGGCGGAACCGATCGACACCTCCGCCGTGCACGCGATCGAACAGCCCGGCCTGTTCCCGAAGCTGTACCCGTGCTGCGGATCGACCCACCTCGCGATCGACGCGGTAGTCGATCTGCTCCGCGAGCACAGCTTCGCCGCAGCCGACGTCGCAGAGATCGTGGTGACAGTGCTCCGTCCGAACGCCGCGAACCTGCCGTACACCCACCCCGAGAATCCGACCCAGGCGAGGTTCTCGATGCAGTACGCCCTCACGGCGGCGCTCGAGGGTGGGACGGTCTCGATGTCGGACTTCGAACCCGCGAGGGTGCGCGAGCGGCGCAGCCATCCACTCTTCGACAGGATCTCGGTTCGGACCTGGTCCGAGGAGGCTGAGCGGATCATGCTTGACCAAGGCCGCACCCCGCACCGGGTCGAACTCACCCTCACAGACGGCCGGAGGCTCGACCGGCAGCGCGAGGTCGCCCGCGGGGCGGTGAGCGAGCCGTTCGCGCCATGGGAGAAGCGCCGCAAGTTCACGTCGCTGTCGAACCTTGCGGACTCGCACTACGACGCGGTCCTGCGGCTCGCCGAGTCGCCTAACATCGATGCAATTGAACGGTTGCTGCGGGCGGCATCCGACCCGAGGAATGGAGCAGGCTGA